Proteins from a genomic interval of Pseudomonas paeninsulae:
- a CDS encoding DUF2269 family protein: MDPYLLLRIAHSLPAILLLLGVLAHVFMLWKARRGGDAVILQRKLRRTRMISLPLLGLLALSLPVSGWGLVNLRGWPLGQTWLLGGSILFAVMMLFGLLLAGRLAAWQALGETPASSRLLGFTAAYAGLIVLLLLVIMGLMGAKPA; encoded by the coding sequence ATGGATCCATACCTGCTCCTGCGAATCGCTCACAGCCTGCCCGCCATCCTGCTACTGCTCGGTGTGCTGGCCCATGTCTTCATGCTGTGGAAGGCCCGGCGTGGCGGCGATGCGGTCATCTTGCAACGCAAGCTGCGGCGCACCCGCATGATCAGCCTGCCGCTGCTGGGCTTGCTGGCACTGAGCTTGCCGGTCAGTGGTTGGGGGCTGGTGAATCTGCGCGGTTGGCCGCTGGGCCAGACCTGGTTGCTGGGTGGCAGCATCCTGTTCGCGGTGATGATGCTCTTCGGCCTGTTGCTCGCCGGTCGCCTGGCCGCCTGGCAGGCACTGGGTGAAACGCCAGCCTCTAGTCGCCTGCTGGGCTTTACCGCTGCGTATGCCGGGCTGATCGTTCTGTTGCTGCTGGTGATCATGGGCCTGATGGGCGCCAAACCGGCCTGA
- the ilvA gene encoding threonine ammonia-lyase, biosynthetic, whose amino-acid sequence MLEQYVKMILTSRVYDVAVETPLHAANQLSERLGNQILLKREDLQPVYSFKIRGAYNKLAQLSVEERARGVVTASAGNHAQGLALAAKVLGVKAAIVMPKTTPEIKVQGVRSRGGKVLLHGDSFPEALAYSLKLVDEKGYIYIHPYDDPHTIAGQGTVAMEILRQQPGQLDAIFVPVGGGGLIAGIAAYVKYLRPDIRVIGVEPDDSNCLQAAMAAGERVVLPQVGLFADGVAVAQIGQHTFDICRHHVDEVITVSTDEICAAIKDIYDDTRSITEPAGALSVAGIKKYIEREGCTGKVLVGIDSGANVNFDRLRHVAERAELGEKREAIIAVTIPEQPGSFKAFCEAIGKRQITEFNYRYHSDKEAHIFVGVQTHPETDPRAALVESLRGQGFPVVDLTDNELAKLHIRHMVGGHAARVRDEVVLRFEFPERPGALFNFLQKLGGRWNISMFHYRNHGAADGRVVAGLQVPEAERHLVPAALDAIGYPYWDESENPAYTLFLG is encoded by the coding sequence ATGCTCGAACAGTACGTCAAGATGATCCTCACCTCGCGCGTCTACGACGTCGCGGTGGAAACTCCGCTGCACGCCGCCAACCAATTGTCCGAGCGTCTGGGTAACCAGATTCTGCTCAAGCGCGAAGACCTGCAGCCGGTGTACTCGTTCAAGATTCGCGGCGCCTACAACAAGCTGGCGCAGCTCTCGGTCGAGGAGCGTGCGCGCGGGGTGGTCACCGCCTCCGCTGGCAATCATGCCCAGGGCCTGGCTCTGGCGGCCAAGGTGCTGGGGGTCAAGGCGGCCATCGTGATGCCCAAGACCACGCCGGAGATCAAGGTCCAGGGCGTGCGCTCGCGCGGCGGCAAGGTGCTGCTGCACGGCGACAGCTTCCCCGAGGCGCTGGCCTATTCGTTGAAGCTGGTGGACGAGAAGGGCTACATCTATATCCACCCCTATGACGATCCGCACACCATCGCCGGCCAGGGCACCGTGGCCATGGAGATCCTCCGTCAGCAGCCGGGGCAACTGGATGCGATCTTCGTTCCAGTGGGCGGCGGCGGGCTGATCGCGGGCATCGCCGCCTACGTCAAATACCTGCGGCCCGACATCCGGGTGATCGGCGTCGAGCCGGACGACTCCAACTGTTTGCAGGCGGCCATGGCCGCTGGCGAGCGTGTGGTGCTGCCACAGGTCGGGCTGTTCGCCGACGGCGTCGCGGTGGCGCAGATCGGTCAGCACACCTTCGATATCTGCCGGCACCATGTCGACGAGGTGATCACCGTCAGCACCGACGAGATCTGCGCGGCGATCAAGGACATCTACGACGACACTCGCTCGATCACCGAGCCGGCTGGCGCCCTGAGCGTCGCCGGGATCAAGAAGTACATCGAACGCGAAGGCTGCACTGGCAAGGTGTTGGTCGGCATCGACTCGGGCGCCAACGTCAACTTCGACCGCTTGCGCCATGTCGCCGAGCGCGCCGAACTGGGCGAGAAGCGCGAGGCGATCATCGCCGTGACCATTCCCGAGCAGCCGGGCAGCTTCAAGGCCTTCTGCGAGGCGATCGGTAAACGCCAGATCACCGAGTTCAACTACCGCTACCACAGCGACAAGGAAGCGCACATCTTCGTCGGCGTGCAGACCCACCCGGAAACCGACCCGCGCGCCGCCTTGGTGGAAAGCCTGCGCGGCCAGGGCTTCCCGGTGGTGGACCTGACCGATAACGAACTGGCCAAACTGCACATCCGCCATATGGTCGGCGGTCATGCGGCGCGGGTGCGCGACGAGGTGGTGCTGCGCTTCGAGTTCCCCGAGCGGCCGGGCGCGCTGTTCAACTTCCTGCAGAAACTCGGTGGGCGCTGGAACATCTCGATGTTCCACTACCGCAACCACGGCGCCGCCGATGGGCGGGTAGTCGCCGGCCTGCAAGTGCCAGAGGCCGAGCGCCACCTGGTGCCGGCGGCGCTGGACGCGATCGGCTATCCATACTGGGACGAAAGTGAAAACCCGGCGTACACCCTCTTTCTGGGTTAA
- a CDS encoding TetR/AcrR family transcriptional regulator has translation MGNHKSEIRRRNVDKILLAAEQVFAEKGYGGTAMGDIAGQVGLPRSNLHYYFSTKDDLYRAVLLGLLELWKQDALCFEMYDDPRVVLSTYIRAKMNHSRTRAHGSKVWADEIIHGAPMLGATLDDSLYSWAKMKEAKIRQWVDDQRILAVEPSALLYMIWASTQHYADFSHQVGVLNDHQPLSDLQFERAVQTVTSVILRGIGLEP, from the coding sequence ATGGGCAATCACAAGAGTGAGATACGTCGACGCAATGTCGACAAAATCCTTCTGGCCGCCGAACAGGTCTTCGCCGAGAAGGGCTATGGCGGTACTGCCATGGGCGACATCGCCGGGCAGGTCGGGCTGCCGCGATCCAACCTGCATTACTACTTCAGCACCAAGGACGACCTCTATCGCGCGGTGCTGCTCGGCCTGCTCGAGTTGTGGAAGCAGGACGCGCTGTGCTTCGAGATGTATGACGATCCGCGCGTGGTGCTCAGTACCTATATCCGCGCCAAGATGAACCACTCACGCACCCGCGCGCATGGTTCCAAGGTCTGGGCCGATGAGATTATCCACGGCGCCCCCATGCTCGGCGCGACCCTGGATGACAGTCTGTACAGCTGGGCGAAGATGAAGGAGGCGAAGATTCGCCAGTGGGTGGACGACCAGCGCATCCTGGCGGTGGAACCGTCGGCACTGCTCTACATGATCTGGGCCTCGACCCAGCATTACGCCGACTTCAGCCATCAGGTCGGGGTGCTCAACGATCATCAGCCGCTGTCCGACCTGCAGTTCGAGCGGGCGGTGCAGACGGTGACCAGTGTGATTCTGCGTGGCATTGGCCTGGAACCCTGA
- the ahcY gene encoding adenosylhomocysteinase: MSAVLTPAGFTDFKVADISLAAWGRREIIIAESEMPALMGMRRKYAAEQPLKGAKIIGCIHMTIQTAVLIETLIALGAEVRWSSCNIFSTQDQAAAAIAAAGIPVFAWKGETEAEYEWCIEQTILAGDTPWDANMILDDGGDLTEILHNKYPAMLDTMHGVTEETTTGVHRLLDMLKAGTLKVPAINVNDSVTKSKNDNKYGCRHSLNDAIKRGTDHLLSGKQALVIGYGDVGKGSSQSLRQEGMIVKVSEIDPICAMQACMDGFELVSPFKDGINDGTAASIDAALLGKIDLIVTTTGNVNVCDANMLTALKKRAVVCNIGHFDNEIDTAFMRKNWAWEEVKPQVHKIHRTGKDLDPLNDDYLILLAEGRLVNLGNATGHPSRIMDGSFANQVLAQIFLFGQKYAELPAAQKAERLTVEVLPKKLDEEVALEMVKGFGGVVTQLTKQQAEYIGVTQEGPFKPDAYRY; encoded by the coding sequence ATGAGCGCTGTACTGACGCCTGCCGGTTTTACCGATTTCAAAGTCGCCGACATTTCCCTGGCCGCCTGGGGCCGCCGCGAAATCATCATCGCCGAATCGGAAATGCCTGCCCTGATGGGCATGCGCCGCAAGTATGCCGCCGAGCAACCGCTCAAGGGCGCGAAGATCATCGGCTGCATCCACATGACCATCCAGACCGCCGTGCTGATCGAGACCCTGATCGCCCTGGGCGCCGAAGTGCGCTGGTCGTCCTGCAACATCTTCTCTACCCAGGATCAAGCCGCAGCGGCCATCGCCGCCGCCGGCATTCCGGTATTCGCCTGGAAGGGCGAAACCGAAGCCGAATACGAGTGGTGCATCGAGCAGACCATCCTCGCTGGCGACACGCCGTGGGACGCCAACATGATCCTCGATGACGGCGGCGACCTGACCGAGATCCTGCATAACAAATACCCGGCGATGCTCGACACCATGCATGGCGTCACCGAAGAAACCACTACCGGCGTGCACCGCCTGCTCGACATGCTCAAGGCCGGCACCCTGAAAGTCCCGGCGATCAACGTCAACGACTCGGTGACCAAGAGCAAGAACGACAACAAGTACGGCTGCCGTCACAGCCTCAACGACGCGATCAAGCGCGGTACCGACCACCTGCTGTCCGGCAAGCAGGCGCTGGTGATCGGCTACGGCGACGTGGGCAAGGGTTCGTCGCAATCGCTGCGCCAGGAAGGCATGATCGTCAAGGTCTCTGAAATCGATCCGATCTGCGCCATGCAGGCCTGCATGGACGGTTTCGAACTGGTTTCACCGTTCAAGGACGGGATCAACGACGGCACTGCCGCCAGCATCGACGCGGCCCTGCTGGGCAAGATCGACCTGATCGTCACCACCACCGGCAACGTCAACGTCTGCGACGCCAATATGCTCACAGCCCTGAAGAAGCGCGCCGTGGTGTGCAATATCGGCCACTTCGACAATGAAATCGACACCGCTTTCATGCGCAAGAACTGGGCCTGGGAAGAAGTGAAGCCGCAGGTGCACAAGATCCACCGCACCGGCAAAGACCTTGATCCGCTCAACGACGACTACCTGATCCTGCTGGCCGAAGGCCGCCTGGTTAACCTGGGCAACGCCACCGGCCACCCGAGCCGGATCATGGACGGTTCCTTCGCCAACCAGGTGCTGGCGCAGATCTTCCTGTTCGGCCAGAAGTACGCCGAGCTGCCTGCCGCGCAGAAAGCCGAGCGCCTGACCGTCGAAGTGCTGCCGAAGAAGCTCGACGAAGAAGTGGCGCTGGAGATGGTCAAGGGCTTTGGCGGCGTGGTCACGCAACTGACCAAGCAGCA